The following proteins are co-located in the Anser cygnoides isolate HZ-2024a breed goose chromosome 2, Taihu_goose_T2T_genome, whole genome shotgun sequence genome:
- the VILL gene encoding villin-like protein, whose product MADGDTNLPTIERRLGLQIWGIENMKMVPVPEKAYGTFFEGDCYIILHSKRTSRGTAVDLHYWIGKDSSQDEQGAAAMYVTQLDTALRGNPVQHREVQGHESETFQSYFRNGIIYKKGGVASGFKHVETNMYNIKRLLHVKGKKHVTATEVALSWDSFNKGDVFLLDLGKVLIQWNGPNCNIAEKSRGLALARSIRDSERGGRAQIGIIDNEKDSPDLLKIMKMVLGERRGELRDAIPDTKADELQKANVRLYHAYEKDNDLVVQEIATRPLTQDLLQHEDCYILDQGGFKIYVWRGKASNQEEKKAAFTRAVGFIQAKGYSPSTNIEVINDGAESAMFKQLFQKWTEKDETLGLGKVYTVGKTAKVEQVKFDTTQLHARPELAAEQRMVDDASGDVEVWRIEDLQMQPVNPKTYGQFYGGDCYLVLYTYLRSGRPHYVLYMWQGRHASVDEITACALNAIELDKKHGDEAVQVRVTMGKEPAHFLAIFKGKLIIYEGGTSRAQKSAPEPAIRLFQVRGTNEMNTKATEVPARASSLNSNDVFLLATNQVCYLWCGKGCSGDEREMAKMVADIVSRRDKHTILEGQEPAEFWEALGGKAPYASEKRFQEQITHYQPRLFECSNQTGRFIMTEVVGFCQEDLDEDDVMLLDTWEEIFLWVGKASNTYERNEAIASAKEYLKTHPAGRDLATPIILVKQGCEPLNFTGWFNAWDPYKWSDGKSYEEMKNSLGDMSAISEITVDLNNISLSKKTLSMTNLAVSSTASASPEYKSHFNHNDSSSYTHSSSYNNSSPSPMPNGEGIYSREVLMNKTVDELPEGVDPTKKEYYLSDADFHDIFGKSKHEFYQMPKWKQQNEKKQCGLF is encoded by the exons ATGGCAGACGGTGACACAAATCTTCCAACTATCGAAAGAAGGCTGGGACTGCAGATATGGGGCATAGAG AATATGAAGATGGTTCCTGTACCTGAAAAAGCTTATGGGACTTTTTTTGAAGGGGACTGTTACATAATTCTGCAC AGCAAAAGAACCTCTCGTGGCACGGCTGTGGATTTGCATTACTGGATTGGCAAGGATTCGTCTCAGGATGAGCAAGGTGCCGCGGCCATGTACGTCACCCAGCTGGACACTGCGCTCAGGGGAAACCCTGTGCAGCACCGGGAGGTGCAGGGACACGAGTCTGAGACCTTCCAAAGCTATTTTCGCAATGGCATTAT CTACAAGAAGGGAGGAGTGGCGTCAGGATTTAAGCATGTGGAGACCAATATGTACAACATCAAACGTCTTCTTCATGTCAAAGGGAAGAAGCATGTGACAGCCACAGAA GTAGCACTTTCCTGGGACAGCTTCAATAAGGGTGATGTGTTCCTGCTGGACCTCGGGAAAGTGCTGATCCAGTGGAACGGACCCAACTGCAACATTGCTGAGAAATCCAGG GGCCTCGCGTTGGCTCGTAGCATCAGGGACAGTGAAAGAGGTGGCCGTGCTCAGATCGGCATCATTGACAATGAGAAAGACTCCCCAGACCTCCTAAAGATCATGAAGATGGTGCTGGGGGAGAGGCGTGGGGAGCTCCGAGATGCCATCCCGGACACGAAAGCAGAcgagctgcagaaagcaaacgTCCGGCTCTACCA TGCCTACGAGAAGGACAATGACCTGGTGGTACAGGAGATAGCCACCCGGCCTCTGACACAGGACCTGCTCCAGCACGAG GACTGCTACATTTTAGACCAAGGTGGCTTTAAGATTTATGTCTGGAGAGGAAAAGCCTCCaaccaggaagagaaaaaagcagccTTCACTCGAGCTGTG GGTTTTATCCAGGCCAAAGGCTACTCTCCTTCTACCAACATTGAAGTGATCAACGATGGTGCAGAGTCAGCCATGTTCAAACAGCTCTTCCAGAAGTggacagaaaaagatgaaacacTAGGGCTTGGCAAGGTCTATACTGTTGGCAAAACTG CCAAGGTGGAGCAGGTGAAGTTTGACACGACTCAGCTCCATGCCAGACCAGAGCTAGCAGCTGAGCAGAGAATGGTGGATGATGCCTCTGGGGACGTTGAG GTGTGGAGAATTGAAGACCTACAAATGCAGCCAGTGAATCCCAAGACATATGGGCAGTTCTACGGAGGCGATTGCTACCTGGTCCTGTACACCTACCTCAGATCAGGCAGGCCTCACTATGTCCTCTACATGTGGCAG GGTCGCCATGCCTCTGTGGATGAAATCACTGCCTGTGCCCTCAATGCCATTGAGCTGGACAAAAAGCACGGGGACGAGGCTGTGCAGGTGCGCGTGACCATGGGCAAGGAGCCAGCACACTTCCTGGCAATCTTCAAGGGCAAGCTGATCATTTACGAG GGTGGCACGAGCCGGGCCCAGAAAAGCGCGCCCGAGCCGGCGATCCGCCTCTTCCAGGTGAGGGGCACAAACGAGATGAACACCAAGGCCACGGAGGTGCCAGCCCGGGCCTCTTCTCTCAACTCCAATGACGTCTTCCTGCTGGCCACCAACCAAGTCTGCTACCTGTGGTGTGGGAAG GGCTGCAGCGGAGACGAGAGGGAGATGGCAAAGATGGTGGCCGACATCGTCTCTAGACGGGACAAGCACACCATTTTGGAGGGACAAGAGCCAGCAGAGTTCTGGGAAGCGCTGGGAGGCAAAGCCCCTTACGCCAGTGAAAAGAG GTTTCAAGAGCAGATCACACACTACCAGCCTCGCCTCTTTGAGTGCTCCAACCAGACGGGGAGGTTCATTATGACAGAAGTGGTGGGCTTCTGCCAGGAAGACTTGGACGAAGACGATGTCATGCTGCTAGACACTTGGGAAGAG attttcctttggGTTGGCAAAGCCTCCAACACATATGAGAGGAACGAGGCAATTGCCTCAGCCAAGGAGTATCTCAAGACCCATCCGGCAGGGAGAGACTTGGCAACTCCAATAATACTGGTGAAGCAGGGTTGTGAACCCCTCAACTTCACAGGATGGTTCAACGCTTGGGACCCCTACAAATGGAGT GATGGCAAGTCCTATGAAGAGATGAAGAACAGCTTAGGAGACATGTCGGCTATCTCTGAGATTACAGTG GACCTTAACAACATCAGCCTGAGCAAGAAAACCCTCAGCATGACCAACTTGGCTGTTTCAAGCACAGCAAGTGCTTCCCCCGAGTATAAATCCCACTTCAACCACAATGACAGCAGCAGCTacacccacagcagcagctacaACAACAGCAGCCCTTCCCCAATGCCCAATGGCGAAGGAATTTACTCCCGGGAGGTGCTGATGAACAAGACTGTGGATGAACTTCCAGAAGGAGTGGATCCCACTAAAAAAGAG TACTATCTCTCTGACGCTGATTTCCACGATATCTTCGGGAAGTCCAAACACGAGTTCTACCAGATGCCCAAATGGAAGCAGCAGAATGAGAAGAAGCAGTGTGGACTCTTCTGA